The region CACGGGTTTCAGATTGTGGCGGCTTTTGATGTGGACAAGGATCTGGTTGCTCATGATGTTGTCGGACTCAGGATTCAGCCCATGGAAAAACTTGAAGAGCTTACTAAACGACTGGGAATTAAAATCGCCATTCTTACTGTTCCTGAAAAAGAGGCCCAGCCTATTGCCGATTTGCTTGTGAAAGCCGGTATTCTGGGGATTTGGAATTTCTCTTCTCTCTTTCTGGATGTGGACTGTTCTGTGACGGTCATTAATGAAGATCTTGGATCAAGACTGGCGTTGCTGGCCGGCAGAGTAACGCATGGAAAAGGCTGTGAAGACGGCCCTCCTGCAACAGAACTGAGTAGTCTCTCCTTTAATAAATAGATTTTATAAATAGTTTTATTTGACCAGTCTCAGTGAGGGGCCTCCCTGTTGTGGCCTGTCCAGGGAAAAGACAATTGTTTTTCCATCTTCTTCGTGCTGACTGATCCTGATAGTACCGCCGCCCTCGTCCGATTCGACATGAACCAGCATCCTGTCTTCTTCATCTTTGGTGACAGTCAGAATCAGGCCCGCACCATTAATTTCTATCAATTCAGTTTTGTCAATATTCAGTGATCTTGCCATTTTTCTCAGTCTCCTGACGCTAATTGATTTGTTTAATTTCATCCGCCAGAATGGCGGCCCACTCTCTGCTTTCTTCTTCCGTTCTGTTTTCAAGATCATTAACCATAAGGGAGGGAAGTATCATTCTGTTGCCCAGACTTCTGAGTTTTGCTTCCAGAATTCTGACGGCTTCGCAGAAATAGGGAAACCGGGAGCT is a window of Oceanispirochaeta sp. DNA encoding:
- a CDS encoding redox-sensing transcriptional repressor Rex — encoded protein: MKLNSYVNIPLPTLKRYPVYFGLLKECRDKGDEWISASYIAGRLNLKSIQVRKDLSCTGVVGKPKKGFLIKEMMDAISFYLGEGNLSDVLLVGVGNLGKALLADRRLTRHGFQIVAAFDVDKDLVAHDVVGLRIQPMEKLEELTKRLGIKIAILTVPEKEAQPIADLLVKAGILGIWNFSSLFLDVDCSVTVINEDLGSRLALLAGRVTHGKGCEDGPPATELSSLSFNK